The sequence GAGAATGTTGAGCAGGGCCGAGACGAGCAGCGCACCGGCTGCCACCAGGTCGGCCCGACGCGCTACATGACTGGACGAAATGATGTTCATGACGCTTTCCCTCGTGCATGGGCCAAGGCCCCGTGACGACCACGGTGCCCATCATGCCGGCGATCCGTTGAAAAACGGTTGTCTGCGGGGGCCTGAAGGCTTGATCCTTGGCCGAATCCATCGCACTTGGCAGAATCACAGTTGATTCGGGCGCAGCCTGGCGCCCCCGACCGGATAGAGCATGACCACCGAGAACGATCTCTTCGAAGCCGGCGGTGCGCCCGCCCCCGTCAGCAAGGGTCCGCAGGCCGACCCGGCTGTGCGCCCCGCCTCGAGCGCGCCGGCCGCCCGCCGCAGCGCGCCGGCCCGGGCCGAACGGGGCGACGGCTCCGACTACACGGCAGAGCATATCGAGGTGCTGGAAGGGCTGGAGCCGGTGCGCCGGCGGCCCGGCATGTATATCGGCGGCACCGACGAGCGCGCCCTGCACCATCTCTTTGCCGAGGTCATCGACAACTCGATGGACGAGGCGGTCGCCGGCCATGCCAGCTGGATCGAGGTGATGCTGGCAGCCGACGGCAGCCTGACCGTCGTCGACAACGGCCGCGGCATTCCGGTCGACCCGCATCCCAAGCATCGCGACAAGTCCGCGCTCGAGGTCATCATGACCACGCTGCACGCGGGCGGTAAGTTCGACAGCAAGGTCTACGAGACGTCCGGCGGCCTGCACGGCGTCGGCGTCTCCGTGGTCAACGCCCTGTCGCAGGAACTGACCGTGGAGGTCGCCCGCGCCCGCAAGCTCTACCGCCAGGTGTTCCGCCGCGGCGTGCCGGCCGGCCCGCTGGAATGCGTCGGCGACGTGCAGAACCGGCGCGGCACCCTGGTGCGCTTCGTTCCCGACGAGCAGATCTTCGGCAAGGGCGCGGCCTTCAAGGCGGCGCGCCTGTTCAAGATGGCGCGCTCCAAGGCCTATCTCTTCTCCGGCGTCGAGATCCGCTGGCGCTGCGATCCGGCGGTCGCCGAGCGGGAGGGCGTCGAGGCGGAAGCCACCTTCCACTTTCCCGGCGGGCTTCGCGACTATCTCCAGGACGCACTCGGCAAGGAGCGCCGCGTCATCGACGACACCTTCGCCGGGCGCACCCGCGAGACCGGCCGCCACGGCGCCGTCGAGTGGGCCGTGACCTGGTTCGCCGGCGACGGCTTCATCAATTCCTATTGCAACACCGTGCCGACCCCCGAGGGCGGCACGCACGAGGCGGGCCTGCGCTATGCCCTGCTGCGCGGGCTCAAGGCCTATGCCGAGCTGACCGGCAACAAGAAGGCGGCCGTCATCACCGGCGACGACATCGTCACCTCGGCCGGCGCCATGCTGTCCGTCTTCATCCGCGAGCCGGAATTCGTCGGCCAGACCAAGGACAAGCTGGCGACCTCCGAGGCGACCCGCATCGTCGAGACCGCCGTGCGCGATGCCTTCGACCACTGGCTCACCGCCTCGCCGAACCAGGCCAACAAGCTGCTGGAATGGGTGATCGACCGCGCCGACGAGCGCCTGCGCCGCCGCCAGGAAAAGGACGTCGCCCGCAAGACCGCGGTGCGCAAGCTTCGCCTGCCGGGCAAGCTCGCCGACTGCGCCTCCAACCAGGCGGCCGGCTCGGAACTGTTCATCGTCGAGGGCGATTCGGCCGGCGGCTCCGCCAAGCAGGCCCGCAACCGGCTCAACCAGGCCGTCCTGCCCCTGCGCGGCAAGATCCTCAACGTCGCCAGCGCCGGGCGCGACAAGTTCGTCGCCAACCAGCAGCTCGCCGACCTGATCCAGGCGCTCGGCTGCGGCACGGGCAAGACCTATCGCGATGCCGACCTTCGCTACGAGAAGGTGGTGATCATGACCGACGCCGACGTCGACGGCGCCCATATCGCCTCGCTGCTGATCACCTTCTTCTACCGCGAGATGCCGGAGCTGATCCGCAACGGCCACCTGTACCTCGCCAACCCGCCGCTCTACCGGCTGACCCAGGGCGGGCGCACGCTCTATGCGCGCGACGATGCCCACAAGGACGCGCTGCTCGCCCGCGAGTTCAAGGGCAATGCCAAGGTCGACATCGGCCGCTTCAAGGGCCTCGGCGAGATGCTTCCCGCCCAGCTCAAGGAGACGACGATGGATCCGAAGAAGCGCAGTCTGCTGCGCGTCGAGATCGACAGTCTCGATCCGGAAGCGACCGGCTCGGCCGTGGAACGGCTGATGGGCAACAAGCCCGAGGCGCGTTTCCAGTTCATCCAGGAGAATGCGCGCTTCGCCGAGGAGCTCGACATCTAGGGTTGCAAGGTTCTAAAGGAGCTCTCGACCGTCCGAAAACGTAAAAAATCGTTTTTCGGCCATACAGCTCCTCCAGTATTGCTGGTGAAAGAGCAGCCCCGGCGAACCGCCGGCAGGTGCCCCGCAACCAGGCCCCTCGACGCCCCGGCGTTCCGGGGCCCAGTCACAGGACGTCGCAGCAGTGCTGAAGGCGATCTTCCACGCCTATCTTCGCCGTCGCCGGCCGCTGCGGGATCACAATTTTCTCGTGCTTCCGCATCTGGGCCTGGCCTATGGCCGCTGCCCGAACTCGGCGAGCGAAGATATTCGCCACGCCCTTTTGCACCTGACATCGAACACCGAGCAGGACCCGTTCGAGGATGACGGGTTCGACGATGGCTTTGACGACGAGTTCGAGGACGATGGCTGCGAAGACGGCTGCCATGATGCGCAAGCCGGCGATGCCTCCGCCTATGCCACCGGCACCCTCGCCTCCTGGGCGGACGGGCTCAACCTCCTGTCCGGGCGTCAGCTCGTACGCCGTCATCCCGGCGCGCTGGTCTTTTCCGTGGTGCGCGATCCGCTGACCCGGCTTGCCGCCTGTTTCCACCGCATGCGAACCGAGACCGCGCCGCCCCCCGGCGCCGACCGCGCCTTCCGCCCCGGCGACGATTTCGCCGGCTTCGTTGCGCGCGTGTGCGCCATGCCGGACTGGAAGAGCCCCAACGCCTACCGCTCGCAGACCGCGATCCTCACCCACAAGGCCCGCCTGCTGCCCTCGCGCGTGCTGCGCCACGAGACCGGCGAGGCCGACTGGCAGGACCTGCGCTCCGAGCTGTCGCAGGCCTGCGGCGTCGACATCGGCCCGCTCCCGGGCATCCGCGATCCCCATGCCGGGGCGATTGCCGCCCTGGTGGCCGAGATCGAGCCGGCGCTACGCCTGTCCGTGCGCCGCCGCTATGCGGCCGACTATCGAAACTTCTATGAGGGCACGACGCTGGCCCTGCCGGTCGTTCCGGCGCACGCCTGACATCATGTGCCGCCCCGCATCCGCCAGGCCGCACGGCCGGACGTCAAACCGCAGGAGGACCCGACCATGACCGCACGTCTCGCCTTCGCTATTGCCGGCCTTGCCGCCTCGCTCATCGTCCTGCCCGTCCTTCCCGTGCGCGCCGACCCGGTGTCGGACATCGTCGCCGCCCTGCCGGGCGAGCTGCAGGGGCTGACCCGCCTGCCCGGGCCGGAGGGCGCGGGCACCTCTTTCGTCGTCGCCCGCGAGACCTCGCGCGACCGGCTTTTCGTGCTGCGCGAAGGCAAGGCTCCGGTCGAGGTTTCCGAGGCGGGCGAGCTGGCCGCGCGCGTGGCCGGACTGCGCAGCGAGGCGGACCCGCACGGCGTCGTCGCCTTCGTCGACATGGGCGACACCACTTATGAGCTGTTTCTGGAAAACGACGATACTGCTGGTTACCTGTTTCAACCGGCAAGTAACTGACCCGCGCCGCGTCGGGCGATCCTGAGCGAAATTCTTGGCAAGAACGGTGCTGCGACTGTGTGTCATTGACAATTTATTTTGAAACTGTAGTGTGCGCGCCAAAGTGCCAACCCTTCAGGACGCTGTCGGGGCCTGGCTTTCGTCCCTGTCATACCATCAAGGTCATATGTCCTTTTCCTCACTTGGACTGAGCGAGAAAGTGCTCGCTGCCGTTGAAGCGGCCGGCTACACCGAACCCACCGCCATTCAGGCTGCTGCCATCCCGCACGTGCTGCAGAAGCGCGACGTGTTGGGTCTCGCCCAGACCGGTACAGGCAAGACCGCCTCCTTCACCCTGCCGATGCTGACGCTGCTCGAAAAGGGCCGCGCCAGGGCTCGCATGCCGCGCACGCTCATTCTCGAGCCGACGCGCGAGCTCGCCGCCCAGGTGGAAGAGAACTTCAACAAGTACGGCATCAACCACAAGCTCAACGTGGCGCTCCTGATCGGCGGCACCTCGTTCGGCGACCAGGACAAGAAGCTGGACCGCGGCGTCGACGTGCTGATCGCCACGCCGGGCCGCCTGCTCGACCATACCGAGCGCGGCAAGCTGCTGCTGCAGGGCGTCGACATTCTCGTCATCGACGAGGCCGACCGCATGCTCGACATGGGCTTCATCCCGGACATCGAGCGGATCTGCAAGCTGATCCCCTTCACCCGCCAGACCCTGTTCTTCTCGGCCACCATGCCGCCGGAGATCCAGCGTCTCGTCGACACGTTCCTGCACAATCCGGCCCGCGTCGAGGTGGCCCGCGCCTCCTCCACCGCCGAGACCGTGACGCAGAACATCGTCGCCTCGGGCTCCAAGGACTTCGACAAGCGCGCCACGCTGCGCCGCATGATCGACCAGGCCGAGAACCTCACCAACGCGATCATCTTCTGCAACCGCAAGCGCGACGTGCAGACCGTGTTCCGTTCGCTGCAGCGGCACGAGTACTCGGTCGGCGCGCTGCATGGCGACATGGACCAGCGCTCGCGCATGGCAACGCTGGAGCAGTTCCGCAAGAACGAGCTGACCCTGCTGGTGGCCAGCGACGTGGCCGCCCGCGGCCTCGACATTCCCGCCGTCAGCCACGTCTACAACTACGACATTCCGACCCATGCGGAGGACTATGTCCACCGCATCGGCCGCACCGGCCGCGCCGGCCGCAGCGGCGTCGCCATCACCCTGGTGACGCCCGGCGACCAGAAGTACCTGCAGGCGATCGAGAAGCTGATCGAGCGCAAGATCCCCTGGCTCGACGAGGAGATCGACTTCTCCGCGGAGGCGGCCGATCGTCCGCGCCGCGGCGGCCGCTCCTCCTCTTCCGGCCGTGGCCGCAAGGCCGAGGCGGAAGCGTCGTCGGACGAGGCAGCCACCGAACGTCCCGCTCGTAAGCGTCGTAGCGCTGCGAAGAGCGAGACCAAGGACGACGCCAAGGCCGAGAGCAAGCCCGCACGCGGCGCCGACAAGGCCGAAGCCAAGACGGCCGAGGCGAAGCAGCCCGCTGCCGAGCCGGTGGCCGAGGCCAGGCCCGCAGCCGAAAAGCCCGTGTCCTCCGGTCGCTCCGGCGGCGGCGAGCAGCGCAATGCGCCGCGCGACCGCGCACCGCGCC comes from Stappia sp. 28M-7 and encodes:
- a CDS encoding sulfotransferase family 2 domain-containing protein: MLKAIFHAYLRRRRPLRDHNFLVLPHLGLAYGRCPNSASEDIRHALLHLTSNTEQDPFEDDGFDDGFDDEFEDDGCEDGCHDAQAGDASAYATGTLASWADGLNLLSGRQLVRRHPGALVFSVVRDPLTRLAACFHRMRTETAPPPGADRAFRPGDDFAGFVARVCAMPDWKSPNAYRSQTAILTHKARLLPSRVLRHETGEADWQDLRSELSQACGVDIGPLPGIRDPHAGAIAALVAEIEPALRLSVRRRYAADYRNFYEGTTLALPVVPAHA
- a CDS encoding DEAD/DEAH box helicase — protein: MSFSSLGLSEKVLAAVEAAGYTEPTAIQAAAIPHVLQKRDVLGLAQTGTGKTASFTLPMLTLLEKGRARARMPRTLILEPTRELAAQVEENFNKYGINHKLNVALLIGGTSFGDQDKKLDRGVDVLIATPGRLLDHTERGKLLLQGVDILVIDEADRMLDMGFIPDIERICKLIPFTRQTLFFSATMPPEIQRLVDTFLHNPARVEVARASSTAETVTQNIVASGSKDFDKRATLRRMIDQAENLTNAIIFCNRKRDVQTVFRSLQRHEYSVGALHGDMDQRSRMATLEQFRKNELTLLVASDVAARGLDIPAVSHVYNYDIPTHAEDYVHRIGRTGRAGRSGVAITLVTPGDQKYLQAIEKLIERKIPWLDEEIDFSAEAADRPRRGGRSSSSGRGRKAEAEASSDEAATERPARKRRSAAKSETKDDAKAESKPARGADKAEAKTAEAKQPAAEPVAEARPAAEKPVSSGRSGGGEQRNAPRDRAPRRDQNAAPSRERSGGKGGSDNRRGGNRRRQDDDEPVIGLGDHVPAFLLREIRPSKG
- the parE gene encoding DNA topoisomerase IV subunit B — its product is MTTENDLFEAGGAPAPVSKGPQADPAVRPASSAPAARRSAPARAERGDGSDYTAEHIEVLEGLEPVRRRPGMYIGGTDERALHHLFAEVIDNSMDEAVAGHASWIEVMLAADGSLTVVDNGRGIPVDPHPKHRDKSALEVIMTTLHAGGKFDSKVYETSGGLHGVGVSVVNALSQELTVEVARARKLYRQVFRRGVPAGPLECVGDVQNRRGTLVRFVPDEQIFGKGAAFKAARLFKMARSKAYLFSGVEIRWRCDPAVAEREGVEAEATFHFPGGLRDYLQDALGKERRVIDDTFAGRTRETGRHGAVEWAVTWFAGDGFINSYCNTVPTPEGGTHEAGLRYALLRGLKAYAELTGNKKAAVITGDDIVTSAGAMLSVFIREPEFVGQTKDKLATSEATRIVETAVRDAFDHWLTASPNQANKLLEWVIDRADERLRRRQEKDVARKTAVRKLRLPGKLADCASNQAAGSELFIVEGDSAGGSAKQARNRLNQAVLPLRGKILNVASAGRDKFVANQQLADLIQALGCGTGKTYRDADLRYEKVVIMTDADVDGAHIASLLITFFYREMPELIRNGHLYLANPPLYRLTQGGRTLYARDDAHKDALLAREFKGNAKVDIGRFKGLGEMLPAQLKETTMDPKKRSLLRVEIDSLDPEATGSAVERLMGNKPEARFQFIQENARFAEELDI